A part of Ascochyta rabiei chromosome 3, complete sequence genomic DNA contains:
- a CDS encoding Ribulose-phosphate 3-epimerase, with the protein MSPPAIIAPSILSADFGALGKACSDTISQGADWLHVDIMDGHFVPNMTFGAPVVTKIRSHVDRPTIAHGKGTFDCHMMIAEPKKWVRDFKKAGCDLYCFHYEAAISSTAAEEPSATSDKKTSPKELIKYIHSEGMQAGIAIKPSTKVDVLWDILANANKDEVPDMVLIMTVEPGFGGQSFMASELPKVTALRQKYPELHIEVDGGLSEKTIDQAADAGANVIVAGSAVFGAADPGDVIKKLREAVDARRGKL; encoded by the exons ATGTCACCGCCTGCAATCATCGCGCCTTCAATTTTGTCGGCAGACTTCGGAGCCCTGGGCAAGGCTTGCTCAGACACCATCTCTCAGGGTGCCGACTGGCTCCAT GTTGATATCATGGACGGGCACTTTGTGCCCAACATGACCTTTGGTGCACCGGTTGTTACCAAGATCCGCTCCCACGTCGACCGACCCACTATCGCACATGGAAAGGGAACATTTGATTGTCACATGATGATCGCAGAGCCCAAGAAGTGGGTGCGCGACTTCAAGAAGGCAGGATGTGATCTGTACTGCTTCCACTACGAGGCCGCCATATCTTCAACAGCTGCAGAGGAGCCTTCTGCAACGTCTGACAAGAAGACATCACCGAAAGAGTTGATCAAATACATTCACAGCGAAGGTATGCAAGCTGGTATCGCTATCAAGCCAAGCACAAAGGTCGACGTTCTGTGGGATATTCTCGCGAACGCGAACAAAGATGAGGTACCCGAT ATGGTTCTCATTATGACCGTCGAGCCTGGCTTTGGAGGTCAGTCGTTTATGGCTTCTGAGCTTCCCAAAGTCACTGCTCTCCGCCAAAAGTACCCTGAGCTTCACATCGAGGTTGATGGTGGTCTGTCTGAAAAGACAATCGATCAGGCCGCCGATGCCGGCGCCAATGTAATTGTTGCTGGGAGCGCTGTATTTGGAGCAGCTGACCCAGGCGACGTGATCAAGAAGCTTCGAGAAGCTGTCGATGCACGAAGAGGGAAATTGTGA
- a CDS encoding Cutinase: MKVQVVFPFAALLGAALAAPAPVAQEVGVSFPITDVIDTGLTIKEYAEQLEAGVQPEKVALTKRQYGADTYNQLTDGTPCRAVTVIWARGTTQTGNVGSADSEGPTFFNALANRLGGTSRLAIQGVAYPADILGFLAGGDANGATTMFNLINTAISKCPSTKIVVTGYSQGAQLVHTATQRLTAAAAARVSAVVTFGDADRDETFGSVATSKVLIICHQGDNICENGIIITSEHRNYELDAPTAAEFVAGKV; the protein is encoded by the exons ATGAAGGTTCAGGTCGTGTTCCCGTTCGCCGCTCTGCTTGGCGCTGCTCTTGCTGCTCCAGCTCCTGTTGCACAGGAGGTGGGTGTCAGCTTCCCGATCACAGATGTTATCGACACAGGTCTTACCATCAAAGAGTATGCTGAGCAGCTCGAGGCCGGTGTTCAGCCTGAGAAGGTCGCATTGACCAAGCGACAATACGGTGCAGACACTTACAATCAGCTCACTGATGGTACTCCTTGCCGTGCTGTCACTGTCATCTGGGCTCGCGGCACTACTCAGACGGGCAACGTCGGATCAGCCGATAGCGAGGGACCCACCTTCTTCAACGCTCTTGCTAACCGTCTTGGTGGAACCAGCCGCTTGGCTATTCAAGGGGTTGCCTACCCAGCTGACATCTTGGGCTTCCTTGCTGGAGGTGACGCGAATGGTGCTACAACCATGTTTAATCTGATCAACACC GCTATCAGCAAATGCCCATCAACCAAGATTGTAGTAACTGGTTACAGCCAGGGTGCTCAGCTGGTGCACACAGCGACACAGCGACTCACCGCCGCAGCTGCCGCCCGAGTCAGTGCAG TTGTCACTTTCGGTGATGCCGACCGCGATGAGACCTTCGGCAGCGTCGCAACCTCCAAAGTTCTCATCATCTGCCACCAAGGCGACAACATCTGCGAGAACGGCATCATCATCACTTCTGAGCACAGGAACTACGAGTTGGATGCTCCTACCGCCGCCGAATTTGTTGCTGGCAAGGTCTAG
- a CDS encoding DNA cross-link repair protein PSO2/SNM1: MTAKTTTKKAAPKAKAVSATPKQTQTTLVAREWGGKTPASNGRNKPKPQGPTNGNIMAFFKKAEDLNNRIFLQERGANPTIELEGIEEDIGWSDEVSNGVTTSTNENDVRYNENGGGNKRRKISEELAVPACSPPPPEAVNALTTEALPSTVAELPKPRTKSGPFVDDSDDEDEEEAELLVPRRGMIKQEPTEESPCSKSSKELSLANNTGPSMDFEPPWLKTEETTQMGRDEPDDAEDFEDEDILEGEEYDERRWMKEQRRLETDLAGFEGDPDDFDAPSLFPEESTDNRANDGDNGDDAPSCPLCNSSLKGLSEQESSIHVNACLDGKPIPLPSPVKSERENTHTPVTNAKAFKRPVRPPREAQVSPFRIGEKSSAAPTSAFSKIMAGHAEDAAWATAAATNNAARGKPAFERTCPFYKIMPGFFIAVDAFRYGAVKGQNAYFLSHFHSDHYIGLTSSWSHGPIYCSKVTGNLVRQQLRVDPRWVVDLDFEKKTEVAGTEGVHVTMISANHCPGSSLFLFEKKTTRGPKPKLQRVLHCGDFRACQMHIEHPLLRPDVIDAVSGASRQQKLDVCYLDTTYLTPKYAFPPQQQVIQACADMCVSLNKVRADDTDGWEQMKRERAGAGMARFVRKNSTENAEEPPKSPDRGRLLVIVGTYSIGKERICVGIAKALGSMIYAPPNKQRICRALEDPELNALLTTDPRKGQVHMTPLFEIRADTLDDYLRDYADTFSRAVGFRPSGWNYRPPNSRFTDSPLVSTVLHSSNWKSAFSMKDLTPQRGSTSRASCFGVPYSEHSSFRELTMFCCALNIDKIIPTVNVGSAKSRERMKGWCEKWAADKKKNGLFKLGEDGWC; encoded by the coding sequence ATGACTGCCAAGACGACGACAAAGAAGGCCGCGCCAAAGGCGAAAGCGGTATCAGCAACACCTAAACAGACCCAGACGACACTGGTGGCCAGAGAATGGGGTGGGAAGACCCCAGCCAGCAATGGCAGGAACAAGCCGAAGCCACAAGGACCGACCAACGGCAACATCATGGCCTTCTTCAAGAAGGCTGAAGATCTCAACAATCGTATTTTTCTGCAGGAACGAGGCGCAAACCCCACGATCGAGCTTGAAGGCATAGAAGAGGACATAGGCTGGAGCGACGAGGTTTCCAATGGCGTCACGACCTCTACCAATGAGAACGATGTACGGTACAACGAGAATGGAGGAGGCAATAAGAGGAGAAAAATCAGCGAAGAACTGGCAGTACCAGCTTGTTCCCCGCCTCCGCCAGAAGCGGTAAACGCTCTTACTACGGAAGCACTGCCAAGCACAGTGGCTGAGCTGCCAAAGCCACGTACGAAGTCTGGTCCGTTCGTGGATGATtcggacgacgaggacgaggaggaagCTGAACTCCTCGTTCCAAGACGAGGTATGATTAAGCAGGAGCCAACTGAGGAATCACCATGTTCTAAATCTTCGAAGGAGCTGTCCCTTGCCAATAACACCGGACCGTCGATGGATTTCGAACCACCATGGCTGAAGACTGAGGAAACAACACAAATGGGCCGAGACGAACCTGACGATGCTGAGGATTTTGAGGATGAAGACATTCTGGAAGGCGAAGAGTATGACGAGCGGCGGTGGATGAAGGAGCAGAGAAGACTGGAAACGGACTTGGCAGGCTTCGAGGGCGATCCGGATGATTTCGATGCACCCTCTTTATTCCCAGAGGAATCGACCGACAACCGCGCGAACGACGGCGACAACGGCGATGATGCACCATCGTGTCCACTATGCAACAGCAGCCTCAAGGGTCTGTCCGAGCAAGAGAGCTCGATACACGTCAATGCATGCCTAGACGGCAAGCCCATACCGCTGCCTTCGCCAGTGAAGTCTGAACGAGAAAACACACACACGCCGGTGACCAACGCGAAAGCATTTAAGCGACCAGTAAGGCCACCGAGAGAAGCCCAGGTAAGCCCGTTCCGGATCGGAGAGAAGTCAAGTGCGGCACCGACATCAGCATTCTCTAAGATCATGGCCGGACATGCTGAAGACGCTGCATGGGCAACTGCTGCCGCAACGAACAATGCCGCAAGGGGAAAGCCTGCGTTCGAGCGAACATGTCCATTCTACAAGATCATGCCTGGCTTCTTCATAGCTGTCGACGCATTCCGCTACGGAGCTGTGAAGGGCCAGAACGCATATTTCCTGAGCCATTTTCACAGCGATCATTATATCGGTCTGACTTCGTCCTGGTCACACGGTCCTATATATTGCAGCAAGGTTACTGGCAACCTTGTGAGGCAGCAGCTACGAGTCGATCCAAGATGGGTGGTAGACCTGGATTTCGAGAAGAAGACCGAAGTGGCTGGCACTGAAGGAGTGCATGTCACTATGATCTCAGCTAATCACTGCCCTGGCAGTTCACTCTTCCTTTTTGAGAAGAAAACCACCAGGGGTCCGAAGCCAAAGTTGCAACGAGTGCTGCACTGTGGCGATTTCCGAGCATGCCAAATGCACATTGAGCACCCACTTCTACGCCCGGATGTCATCGACGCAGTCAGTGGTGCAAGCAGACAACAGAAACTGGATGTATGCTATCTCGACACAACCTATCTGACCCCGAAATACGCCTTTCCACCGCAGCAGCAAGTCATCCAGGCCTGTGCAGACATGTGCGTATCGCTCAACAAAGTGCGCGCAGACGACACTGATGGCTGGGAGCAAATGAAACGCGAGCGCGCCGGCGCAGGTATGGCAAGGTTTGTACGAAAGAACTCTACCGAGAATGCCGAAGAGCCGCCCAAGAGTCCCGATCGTGGCCGTCTTCTCGTCATAGTAGGCACCTACAGCATCGGCAAGGAGCGTATATGCGTCGGAATCGCGAAAGCCCTTGGCAGCATGATATATGCGCCACCCAACAAACAACGGATATGTCGCGCTCTAGAAGATCCTGAGCTCAACGCCCTACTTACCACCGATCCGCGGAAGGGACAAGTGCATATGACGCCTCTCTTCGAGATACGCGCCGACACACTTGACGACTATCTGCGCGACTATGCAGATACCTTTTCAAGAGCCGTCGGATTCCGTCCCAGCGGCTGGAACTACCGCCCCCCAAACAGTCGATTTACCGACTCCCCGCTAGTGTCCACTGTCCTCCACTCCAGCAACTGGAAGAGCGCGTTCAGCATGAAAGACCTGACCCCTCAGCGAGGTAGCACCAGCCGAGCATCCTGCTTCGGTGTGCCATACTCTGAACACAGCAGTTTCAGAGAGCTAACAATGTTCTGCTGCGCTCTAAACATTGATAAAATCATCCCTACGGTGAATGTCGGATCGGCGAAAAGCAGAGAGAGGATGAAGGGATGGTGTGAGAAGTGGGCAGCTGATAAGAAAAAGAATGGGCTGTTCAAGCTTGGAGAAGACGGGTGGTGTTGA